The genomic segment CATATACAAAATAGAGTAAAATACTTTCTCTTTAAAAAATTTCATTAATTTTTGCTACGAGAATAAATGAGTATCCTGAATGATTTTTCAACACCAGTCTGGTGATATAAAAATCATGTTTGAGGATCATTTTTTGCGTTCTAAATTTTCATGAAGAAATGGCTTAAGGTTGCTATATAGTGCAGATATGATAAGACATGGATATTCATCTCATATAAATGTATTAATGATTAAGTACAAAAAGGCAATTTTTGAGTATTAGAATTTTGATTATAAATTTCCGGATCTATGATTTCGAGTCATCAAATATTCAATAAAAGAGTGACAATGCAAAGTGTTTTATAGACACAATAAGTTTTTTCATGAAAAGGACAATATATTGCAGATTAGGACATTTTTACCTATATATAAAAAAATAGTGATATTTTTTAGTGGACATATAGTATTGTTCAAAGAAAACTATTCAGAGAAATATATGGGAAGAGGTAAAAAAATGTCTAAAGTATTATTTTTGAATATTCCTTCACATGGGCATATAAACCCAACATTAGGTTTGGTGGAAGGATTAGTGAAACAGGGAGACGAGGTTTTATATTTTACGACAGAAGAGTTCAGAAAGAAAGTAGAAAGTATGGGTGCAACATTTATAAGCTATGGCTCGAAATCTGATTTTTTTGTTCCTAAAAATAAGAAACCAGGAAAATCAATTCTTGATGATTTGCTGAATAGAATAGATGAGGTCCTGAATAGAGCTGATATTATCGAATATATTTTAAAACAAATTCAAGGAATGAAATTTGACTATATTATCTATGGCTCAATGTTTCCATATGGAAATGTAATATCTCAGATATTAAACATCCCGGCTATCTCTTCTTTTGCCGTATTTGCGAAACCAAAAGTTTTTATGGAAAAAGGAAATGAAGAGTTTATAAAAAATCATAAAGCTACGGACACATACCAGAAACTCTATATGAAATTAGAAACTTTATATGGGATACAGATGCCCCCCATGTTAGATCTGTTTTTTAACAAAGGGGAATTAAATATTGCATATACATCTGAATTATTTGTTTCTAACATAAAAGAAGAATATGATGATAGTTTTCTTTTTATTGGTCCACCGGTTTATAATAGAAAAGAGAAAATTGAATTTCCATTTGAAAAAATAAACGGTAGAAAAGTAATATATATTTCTTTAGGAACAGTATTTAATAGTATTGACACCAAACTGTATGAAACGTTTTTTAAAGCATTTTCTGACTATGATGGGATAGTCGTAATGAGTGCATTTAAAATGGATATATCAAAATTTCATATACCAGAGAACTTTATTGTACAAAATTATGTGCCACAGTCAGAAATACTTAAATATGTGGAGGGGGCAATAACTCATGGAGGAATGAATAGCACAAGTGATTTAATATATAATAATGTACCATTTGTGACAATTCCCATAGGCGCTGATCAAAGATATATTGCTAGTAGAGTTTCAGAGCTAGGAGCTACTATTTGTTTAAATAAAGATAATATATCGCCCCAATTACTATCGGACTCCATGAAAAGAGTAATTACGGAAAGAAAATATAGAGAAGCGGTAGAAAAAATTTCTATTTCTTTTAAAGATGCAGGAGGATATAAAAAGGCATTAATGGAGATAAGTAAATTTAAAATTTTACATAGTATAGAATAAATAAGGTAAGGTGTTACGTATGCAAAAATCCTCAGAAGATCTTACAATGGCGCATGAATACTACAGGGAACAGGATTATAAAAATTGTTTAAAAGTATATGATATATTGTTTCATAAAGGAGAGCAGCTTTCAATAAGTGAGCTAAAAGAATACGCAATTTCTCTGCAAAAGAATATGAGATATTTTGAGAGCATTGAAATAGCAAGAAAAATTTTGGATAAAAAAAGAGTAGATATAGATATATTTTTAAACATGTGCATTTGCTTAGGAAAAATTGGAAAATATCCTGATGCGCTTGAGTATTATAATAAAATCTTGAAAATAAATAAAAATTATAATATTCAGATTGGCTATTATGCATATTTGTTAGGACAAGTGGGAAAAAACGAAATGGCAGATTTTTATTATAAAATTGCTATTGATATAGAGCCAGATAATGCATGGTATATAAGTCATTACGCATTTTTTCTTCAAAAAATAAAAGAATATAGTCGGTCAGAGTATTATTATAAAATAGCGCTAAACAAAGATAAAAATAACAGTTGGCTATCAAAACGTTACGCATATTTTCTTAAAGAATTAAAAGGAAAAGAAAAAGCGTATTCCTATTATGAGCAGTTGTTTTGCGAGAATCCTTATAATTATAACTATTATATAAATGCAGCAGAATTAGCATTTATATCAAATGATATAGAAGAATCTTTAAGGTATCTGGAAAAGGCAAACTCCATTAATAAACCTAAAGTTATGGAAATTATACTTCGATTTTATTGGGCAATATATTATATTTTGTCTGATGATTTGAAAGAATTCGAGAAAGAAACATTAGCACTAAAATCTTTGCGCAGACAATATACAGGGTTTATTCATAGAGATTTGACAGATCTCAGTTTTTATATTTCAAACAATCTGAATGAGATTAAAAAACAAAAATATGAATATATTTCTAGTATTTTGTATAAGGGGGAATAGCAGTATGAAAATAATAGATCTTAGTTTTAATGTTGAGCCAAATCTTTCTGAACCTATGTCAATCAAAATAAAAACAAGACCACATTCAGGGGGCTCTAAATTTGGAAGAAAAATAGTATTTATGGGAAAACGTAGTTTGAAAGATAAGGCAATGGCAGTGATTCATTATATGTCAGGGAAAGAACGTATAACTAAAAAAAGCTTTCCTGATCAAGAGTTTATCAACGAACAAAGGATTTCATTGTCTGTTCATACAGGAACACATTTAGATGCTCCTTCACATTTTGGAACAAGATGTGAAGGAAAAAGACCTAAAACAATAGATGAAATACCATTGGAATGGTGTTATGGAAATGGAGTTGTATTGAATTTTTGCAATAAAGGTCCATGTGAAGAGATTAGTGTTGAAGATGTAAAAAAGGAGTTAGAAAGAATTGAATATTGCCTTCAAGAAAACGATATTGTTCTGATAAGAACAGATACGGATAAAAAGTGGGGTAAGCCAAATTATTTTTATGAAGCTCCTGGCATGTCAAGAGAAGCAACAAAATTTTTAGTTGAAAGTGGTGTGAAAATAATAGGTATAGATTGTTATTCATTAGATAAACCATTTATGGCTATGGTAAAGCAGTATTATAGAACGAATGACAAAAAATGCTTATGGCCAGCTCATTTTTATGGACGAGAAAAAGAATATTGCCATATTGAAAGGCTTACAAACTTAGATAAGATCCCAATGAATTATGGGTTTAAGTTTTGTTGTTTCCCTATTAAATTAAAAGAAATGGGAGCTGCATGGGTTAGAGCGGTAGCTATTATTGAATAGTGAGATTTAACTGATTCTTCAGTTAAAATATATAAAAATGGAGGTATAAAAATGGAACAAAAAATTTACGAAATTTTAAAAGAGAGGTTTGGTATTGAAGACACAATTAACTCAGATACAGATTTAGTTAATCAATTGGGATTTGAGTCTATTTCATTAGTAGAGTTAGCAAGTGTCTTATCAAAGGAAACTGGCGTTAAAGTTACTCATAATCAAGCAATAAAATGGACGACAGTTAAATCTATTCTGTCAACACTTGCTGCAACTAGTAAAGATAACAATGCATAAGGAGGTTTTTTATGGGATATACAGTTAATTCTATCATAATAAAAAAAGAGATAAACGAACTGTTCGAGATTATTAATGATGTTAGAAATTGGCCGGAATTACATAACTATCAAGATGTAAAAATACTTGAAAAAAAGAAATTGCTAGATGGAAGGAGAAAGATTGTTTTTCAAGTTACGGGGAATAAAGAAGAGGAACCGGTTGAAATTTGGACATCTCAGAGAATTATAGATGTTACTAATATGTGTGCACGAGGGGTAAGACTAGAGCCTATGTACCCATTTAGACATTGGATACTTGATGTTGTTTTATCAGTAGAAAAAGAAGGAACAAAAATGACCTGGATACAGGACTTTAGTATGGATAAAAATTCAGGATTTACTGAAGAGGCTGTTGAAGAAATGATTAATAAAGGTAGTAAGAAAGAACTTCAAATTTTTAAGGAAAAAATTGAGAGTGGCATAGTTAGCAGCAAGACAGAATTATAATAAAATATCAATAAAATGGCAAGGAAAGATTTGTGAATTGTGCTTGGAATTTTTTGAAAATCTTTTATGCCATTTTATTATTCTGTAAATAAAGATATATTATAAGGAGATTCAGATGAGAAGAGTTGTCGTAACGGGGATAGGACTAATTACGCCTATAGGCATAGGAAAAGAAGAATTCTGGAAAAATAATAAAGACGGAAAAAGTGGTATATGCGATATGCCAGAACTGGAAAAATTCGGTTTTGAATCTAAGGCTTACGGTTATGTGAAAAATTTTAAGCCAGAGCAATTAGGATTAACATTACGTGAAATTAGAAGAATGGATAGGATTACTCAATTTGGAGTTTTATGTACAGATCAAGCTGTTAAAGATTCAAAAATAGATTTATCTAAAATAGACAAAAATAGAGTAGGCGTTAATATTGCAAATGCAGTAGCAGGCACAAAATTCATGGATGAAGAATTTTCAGTTTTAACCAATAATGGAAAAGAGGTGGTAAATCCGGAAGATATATCACCTTATGCATATGCACGCTCTATGCCTAATACAACTTCAAATGAAGTATCATATCGTTATGGTTTTAATGGAACCTGTTGTACAATGGCAACAGGATGTACAACAGGAATTGATTCTATAGGATTTGCGTATGATCAAATACGGTGTGGGGAATTGGACGTAATGATATGCGGAGCGGCTGAGGCTCCAATAACACCTATAACTATTGCTGCCTTTGAAGCAATAGGAACACTTTCTACAAATAATAATCCGCCAGAAAAGGCCTCCAGACCTTTTGATGATACGAGAAATGGATTTGTTTTAGCGGAAGCAGCAGGGATATTAGTTTTAGAAGAACTTGGACATGCTTTAAATAGAGGTGCACATATCTACGGAGAAATTGGGGGATATGGTTCAGTAAATAATGCCATGCATATGACAGGTTTGAAGCCAGATGGTGAGGATTTATCAAGAGCAATAAAAATTGCAATAGAGGAAGCTAATATCACACCATTTGAGATTGATTATATCAATGCTCATGGTAGTGGAACCAAACAAAATGATATAAATGAAACAGGCGCCTATAAAAAAGTATTTGGTGAGCTGGCCTATAAAATACCGATGAGTAGTACAAAATCAATGACAGGTCACCCTCTTGGTGCGGCTAGTGCAGTAGAAGCAATTGTTTGTTGTCTGGCATTGGAAAATAATTTTATGCCACCTACAATTAATTATAACAAGAAAGATGCACTATGTGATTTGGATTATATACCCAATTGTGGAAGAGAAAAAAATTTAAATGTTGTTTTAACAAATGCCAGTGGATTCGGTGGACTTCATGCAGCCATGATTCTAAAGAAATATATAGACTAATTGATAATAGTTGTTATTGAATAAAAAGGAGTATACAGATGAATAGACGAAGAGTTGTCATAACAGGATTGGGAGTGATTTCACCATCAGGAAATGATGTGGAAACATTTTGGGAATCGTTAAAACAAGGTAAATCAAGTATAGGCCCAATTA from the Blautia wexlerae DSM 19850 genome contains:
- a CDS encoding macrolide family glycosyltransferase gives rise to the protein MSKVLFLNIPSHGHINPTLGLVEGLVKQGDEVLYFTTEEFRKKVESMGATFISYGSKSDFFVPKNKKPGKSILDDLLNRIDEVLNRADIIEYILKQIQGMKFDYIIYGSMFPYGNVISQILNIPAISSFAVFAKPKVFMEKGNEEFIKNHKATDTYQKLYMKLETLYGIQMPPMLDLFFNKGELNIAYTSELFVSNIKEEYDDSFLFIGPPVYNRKEKIEFPFEKINGRKVIYISLGTVFNSIDTKLYETFFKAFSDYDGIVVMSAFKMDISKFHIPENFIVQNYVPQSEILKYVEGAITHGGMNSTSDLIYNNVPFVTIPIGADQRYIASRVSELGATICLNKDNISPQLLSDSMKRVITERKYREAVEKISISFKDAGGYKKALMEISKFKILHSIE
- a CDS encoding tetratricopeptide repeat protein; translated protein: MAHEYYREQDYKNCLKVYDILFHKGEQLSISELKEYAISLQKNMRYFESIEIARKILDKKRVDIDIFLNMCICLGKIGKYPDALEYYNKILKINKNYNIQIGYYAYLLGQVGKNEMADFYYKIAIDIEPDNAWYISHYAFFLQKIKEYSRSEYYYKIALNKDKNNSWLSKRYAYFLKELKGKEKAYSYYEQLFCENPYNYNYYINAAELAFISNDIEESLRYLEKANSINKPKVMEIILRFYWAIYYILSDDLKEFEKETLALKSLRRQYTGFIHRDLTDLSFYISNNLNEIKKQKYEYISSILYKGE
- a CDS encoding cyclase family protein — protein: MKIIDLSFNVEPNLSEPMSIKIKTRPHSGGSKFGRKIVFMGKRSLKDKAMAVIHYMSGKERITKKSFPDQEFINEQRISLSVHTGTHLDAPSHFGTRCEGKRPKTIDEIPLEWCYGNGVVLNFCNKGPCEEISVEDVKKELERIEYCLQENDIVLIRTDTDKKWGKPNYFYEAPGMSREATKFLVESGVKIIGIDCYSLDKPFMAMVKQYYRTNDKKCLWPAHFYGREKEYCHIERLTNLDKIPMNYGFKFCCFPIKLKEMGAAWVRAVAIIE
- a CDS encoding acyl carrier protein, with translation MEQKIYEILKERFGIEDTINSDTDLVNQLGFESISLVELASVLSKETGVKVTHNQAIKWTTVKSILSTLAATSKDNNA
- a CDS encoding beta-ketoacyl-[acyl-carrier-protein] synthase family protein; amino-acid sequence: MRRVVVTGIGLITPIGIGKEEFWKNNKDGKSGICDMPELEKFGFESKAYGYVKNFKPEQLGLTLREIRRMDRITQFGVLCTDQAVKDSKIDLSKIDKNRVGVNIANAVAGTKFMDEEFSVLTNNGKEVVNPEDISPYAYARSMPNTTSNEVSYRYGFNGTCCTMATGCTTGIDSIGFAYDQIRCGELDVMICGAAEAPITPITIAAFEAIGTLSTNNNPPEKASRPFDDTRNGFVLAEAAGILVLEELGHALNRGAHIYGEIGGYGSVNNAMHMTGLKPDGEDLSRAIKIAIEEANITPFEIDYINAHGSGTKQNDINETGAYKKVFGELAYKIPMSSTKSMTGHPLGAASAVEAIVCCLALENNFMPPTINYNKKDALCDLDYIPNCGREKNLNVVLTNASGFGGLHAAMILKKYID